One region of Eupeodes corollae chromosome 1, idEupCoro1.1, whole genome shotgun sequence genomic DNA includes:
- the LOC129950330 gene encoding protein FAM200A-like: protein MTEQEKCGEASLRISWTLAKHMKPFTDADVVKECFLEAGNALFENKKNVVEMIRRIPLSASTSTRNTHVLAEENHCDLKRQLNNANYYALAMDESCDITDTAQLIIFVRYLDKTRETFVEEILALLPLLGRTRGEDMIKAVMDYFEKDELDLKKLLSVTTDGAPAMVGNKKGLVHLLRSNERCNQNLISYHCIIHQTVLCCKLNHNFERIMQEVMKIVNFLRAKSSLQHRELKSFTSDG, encoded by the coding sequence ATGACTGAGCAGGAAAAATGTGGTGAGGCTTCTTTACGTATTTCTTGGACTCTGGCTAAGCATATGAAACCATTTACTGATGCTGACGTAGTTAAAGAATGCTTTCTTGAGGCGGGTAATGCTTTATTTGAGAACAAAAAGAATGTTGTTGAGATGATACGACGGATTCCGTTATCTGCTTCTACTAGCACCAGAAATACACACGTTTTGGCAGAAGAAAATCATTGCGATTTGAAACGGCAGTTAAATAATGCAAACTATTACGCCTTGGCTATGGATGAATCATGCGATATCACTGATACGGCacagttaattatttttgtacgcTACCTGGACAAAACGAGAGAAACTTTTGTTGAGGAGATATTGGCTCTTTTGCCGCTCTTAGGAAGAACACGAGGAGAAGACATGATCAAAGCAGTAAtggattattttgaaaaagatgagTTAGACTTGAAGAAGCTCTTATCGGTAACTACTGACGGTGCGCCAGCAATGGTTGGGAATAAAAAAGGACTAGTTCACCTGTTGAGAAGCAATGAGAGATGTAATCAAAATTTGATTTCCTACCACTGTATTATTCATCAAACTGTGCTTTGCTGCAAACTCAATCATAATTTTGAGCGTATTATGCAAGAAGTGATGAAAATAGTAAACTTTCTTCGTGCTAAATCATCATTGCAACATCGTGAATTGAAATCATTCACGTCAGATGGTTAA